A genomic region of Candidatus Thermoplasmatota archaeon contains the following coding sequences:
- a CDS encoding transcription elongation factor Spt5 gives MADEAKPDAEIDKGILALKTTINQEKMVAQMVVTKASKGKADVYAVLAPAELRGYVLIEAKERDIVERLVKGIPHARGLVDGTTSLSQVEHFLTPKPSVSGIAEGDIVELIAGPFKGEKARVQRIDEGKEEITVELFEAMVPIPVTVRGDNARVLEKKEKAK, from the coding sequence ATGGCCGACGAGGCAAAGCCGGACGCCGAGATCGACAAGGGCATCCTCGCCCTCAAGACCACCATCAACCAAGAGAAGATGGTGGCCCAGATGGTCGTCACGAAGGCGAGCAAGGGAAAGGCCGACGTGTACGCCGTGCTGGCGCCGGCGGAGCTTCGCGGTTACGTGCTCATCGAGGCCAAGGAGCGCGACATCGTGGAGCGCCTCGTCAAGGGCATTCCCCACGCGCGAGGCCTCGTCGACGGCACGACCTCGCTTTCGCAGGTCGAGCACTTCCTCACGCCCAAGCCCTCCGTCTCGGGCATCGCCGAGGGCGACATCGTGGAGCTCATCGCCGGCCCGTTCAAGGGCGAGAAGGCGCGCGTGCAGCGCATCGACGAGGGCAAGGAGGAGATCACCGTGGAGCTCTTCGAGGCCATGGTGCCCATCCCCGTCACGGTGCGCGGCGACAACGCTCGCGTGCTGGAAAAGAAGGAGAAGGCGAAGTAG
- a CDS encoding protein translocase SEC61 complex subunit gamma, with amino-acid sequence MAMQSEPRFVDKAWDTQARLESRFKHMGKGRYGRVLKMARKPDSEEFARNSKVTAVGIAVIGGLGFVIFLIMDKLPPLLGL; translated from the coding sequence ATGGCGATGCAATCCGAGCCGCGGTTCGTCGACAAGGCCTGGGACACGCAGGCCCGCCTCGAGTCCCGGTTCAAGCACATGGGCAAGGGCCGCTACGGCCGCGTCCTGAAGATGGCGCGAAAGCCGGACTCGGAGGAGTTCGCGCGGAACTCCAAGGTGACGGCCGTCGGGATCGCCGTCATCGGCGGGCTCGGGTTCGTGATCTTCCTCATCATGGACAAGCTGCCGCCGCTGCTTGGCCTCTGA